From the genome of Cognaticolwellia beringensis, one region includes:
- a CDS encoding ArsJ-associated glyceraldehyde-3-phosphate dehydrogenase produces MTIKIGINGFGRMGRLSMRAAYDWDDVEIIKVNDPAGNAETLAHLLNFDSVHGIWQHDAQHIADNIIINEKKITCSQNNNIADTDWSGCDVVIEASGVMKSKALLQAYLEQGVKRVVVTAPVKEDGVLNIVMGVNDNEYDADKHPIVTAASCTTNCLAPVVKVIHEKIGIKHGSMTTIHNITNTQTILDAPHKDLRRARACGMSLIPTTTGSATAITHIFPELKGKLNGHAVRVPLANASITDCVFELERAVTEQEVNDYLQAAANAELKDILGFEQRPLVSIDYKTDPRSCIIDAPSTMVINGTQVKLYVWYDNEWGYANRTAEIARMVGRSDL; encoded by the coding sequence ATGACAATTAAAATAGGTATTAACGGTTTTGGCCGTATGGGGCGGTTATCTATGCGTGCGGCATACGATTGGGATGATGTTGAAATTATCAAAGTTAACGATCCTGCTGGCAACGCAGAAACCTTAGCTCATTTACTGAATTTCGACTCTGTACACGGTATTTGGCAACATGATGCTCAGCATATCGCGGATAATATTATTATTAACGAAAAAAAAATTACGTGTAGCCAAAATAACAATATTGCTGACACCGATTGGTCGGGATGTGATGTGGTTATTGAAGCATCGGGGGTCATGAAATCTAAGGCTTTATTACAAGCTTATTTAGAGCAAGGCGTTAAGCGGGTGGTTGTTACTGCACCAGTGAAAGAAGATGGTGTATTAAACATTGTCATGGGCGTTAATGATAACGAATACGATGCTGATAAGCACCCTATAGTAACGGCGGCGTCTTGCACTACTAATTGTCTTGCGCCTGTTGTAAAAGTTATTCATGAAAAAATTGGCATCAAACATGGCTCAATGACCACCATTCATAATATTACCAATACACAAACCATATTGGATGCGCCACATAAAGACTTACGCCGGGCTAGAGCTTGCGGCATGAGCTTAATCCCAACGACTACAGGTTCTGCAACAGCTATTACTCATATCTTCCCTGAGCTTAAAGGTAAGTTGAATGGTCATGCCGTGCGTGTGCCACTAGCTAACGCGTCAATCACAGATTGTGTTTTCGAGCTCGAACGCGCTGTAACCGAGCAAGAAGTTAATGACTATTTACAAGCGGCGGCGAATGCAGAATTAAAAGATATTTTGGGTTTTGAACAGAGACCACTTGTGTCAATTGATTATAAAACCGATCCTCGTTCGTGCATTATTGATGCTCCGTCGACTATGGTGATTAATGGCACACAAGTTAAGCTATATGTGTGGTATGACAATGAATGGGGGTACGCAAACCGTACCGCAGAAATTGCCCGCATGGTCGGTCGCTCGGACCTTTGA